A segment of the Elusimicrobiota bacterium genome:
AACGAAGAAGCAACTGTCCTCATTTTTGCCCATACATTCTTTATATCGCCAAAAATATAACGGTAAATATCAATCGAATGAATACCGGCATCAATAAAACACCCACCGCCGGATATTTCTTTCTTTGAGAACCACTTCTGGGACATATCAGCATAACCCGCGAATGAGTTCCGAACCATAACAACTTTCCCGATCTTACCTTCGGAGATCAACTGTTTTGTCCGTTGAATTTCTTTGTGGAACCTCCATGCGAAAGCGGTCATAAGAAACTTTCCGGTCTTATTCGCTTTCTCCACCATTTCCTTAGAGTCATCCACAGATATTGCCAACGGTTTCTCGCAGAGAACGTTTATCCCTTTATCCAATGCAGCAATAACAGTATCCTTATGTGCCACAGGCGGAGTGCATACACTTATCGCATCGAGAGTATCGCTGGAATACATATTATCAAGGCTATCATAAACCTTCCCGCCAAACTTTTGCATAAACTTTTCCGCGTTCGCCGGTGCGGTATCAAAGAATGCTACGAGTTCAACATCAGAATTCGCTGCGTATCCGTTCACATGCGCGTTTGCTATACCACCACAACCTACTATCCCAACTCTAACTTTTTTCATTTTATAAACTCCCCCTTGATACTATCTTTTAACTTATTATTACTTAATTCTGACTTCCTTACCTTCTTCAGAAGATTTGTAAATCGCATCTATGAGTTTCATGATAATGAGCCCTGTATCCGCAGTTGCGATCTGGACATCAGTTTTTTTATCTTTCCACTTACCTTCGGAGATTAATTCTATGAAATGCTTCATCTGCAATGCATGGCTCTTTACACTCTGTGCCGGAACAACCGGGACCATATCCACGAGCATACCATGCGTGTCTTTATAAACCTTCAACGGCCGCCAATCCGCCCCACCTTTTGTCCCGAACAATGTTGAATACAACTTTTCTGATTCTGTATTTGATGCCCATGCAGCTTCAAGAAATAACGTCATGCCATTATCAAACTTAATAAAAGCCGATGCAAGATCTTCAACTGTAAAAGTCTTGCTGTCCCCCTTATACTTCCACCCGCCGGCACTCACATAATCTTTGCGGTCACCAAACTTTGTGTAAGTTGAACCTGACACTGCTACGGGTTTTGGATACCCCATTAACCACAGGGTGAGGTCAAGCATATGCACGCCGATATCAATCAACGGCCCGCCGCCGGAAAGTTTTTTATTCGTAAACCACCCGCCCCAACCGGGAATCCCGCGACGCCGTATTGCACCGGTCTTTGCATAATATATTTCACCAAGCTCACCGCCAATTATAAGCCTTTTCAATAATTGCGCTTCATTTGAAAACCGCTGGTTGAACCCTACTGCAAGAAACTTATCATTTTCAATAGCAGCATCTTTCATATCCTGTGCCTGTTTTGCATTAAGTGCCATAGGTTTTTCCACTAATACATGGCACCCGGCCTTCAATCCCTGGATTGCGGTATCGGAATGGAACGCATTTGGTGTGCCGATAACGATAGCATCTAATTTTTCTTTTTTCAGCATGTCGTTATAGTCAGCATAAACATTTTTTATGCCGTTAGCATCCGCCAATACTTTGGCTTTATCCACCAAAGGGTCTGAAATAGCAACGAACTCAATTTTATCCGCTATAAGCTTTGCCCCGGGCATATGCGCATGACTAATAATCCCGCCGGCACCTACAAATCCTAACTTTACCTTGTTACCCATTTTTTACTCCTCTTACAAAATAAACTTAAATAAGCCCATATACCTGATTATTTTTATTCTTACAAATAAACACTATATTATCAACGGCAACAACTTTCTCGCTCCGAGGATAAGGCCTTTCTTAATCTTCTCATCAGACCCGCGGAAAACAGGGTCTTCATGTTCAATACTTACCGTTCCGTCATAACCTATCTCGTAAAGCACGCCCATAAACTTTTCCCAGTTAATCTCTCCATACCCTGGCGCACGGAAACGGTAAAGGCCTTTCCGGTGATACCCGCGGACAGCTATATTGTCACGCAACAATTCACAATCCTTAGCGTGTACATGAAAAATCCTGTCCTTGAATTTGTATATTGGTTTAATATAATCCATCCCCATCCCGTAAAGATGCGACGGGTCGTAGTTCAATCCAAAATTTGCTGCAGGGACGAGGTTAAACATTTCCTCCCATTGCTCGGGACAAAACGATATTGTTCCCGGCACGTACTCTTTTAACCACCCGTACATCGGACAGTTTTCTATCATAACCTTAACACCCTTATCCCCGGCATACTTCAGGAGTTCCGTAAATATTTTTGTAAACTCCTCAAAATTTTCTTTCTCCGTTTTCTCAGGGTTACGCCCGATAAACGTTCCTGCCATCCCGCAGCCAAGTAATGCCGCTGCATCGACAACCTTAACAAAATGGTTGTATACATCAGCACGTTTTTTTAGGTCAGGATGAAGGTTGTTATCATAAAACCCTAATGACGATATTGTCATCCCGTATTTGACGAACAATTCATTAATCTTCTTCGCACCGTCTTTATCAAGTTTCACAACGTCAATGTTCCGCCCGAAAAAATCGCGATCGGTCTTCAGAGGCCAACAGGCCACCTCCAGCGCATTGAACTCTGCGCCGGACGCGAACTTCAAAATATCCTCCATACCATTATCGCCCATACATGCCGTTAAAAAACCTAACTTCATTTTAATAAACTCCTTTCAACACAACGCGTCAACAAAAATATTAGGTGTATATTATACAAAAAAACAGTCAAAGATTTATTACCCTTTTAACCCGGTCATCGCAATCCCCTGAACGAAGAAGCGCTGATTGAAGATATACACGATCAATACCGGTGCAAGCACAATCATTGATGCTGCCATCAACAATGTCCATTCTGTATTGTACAACCCCTGGAACGATGCAAGCCCGACGGTAAGGGTTTTCATCTCCATACTATTCGTGACAATCAACGGCCACATAAAATCGTTCCATGAACCCAGAAAAATAAATGTTCCAAGAGTAGCAAGCGCGGGTTTGCATAACGGCAGGATTATCTGCCAGTATATACGAAACGGCCCGCACCCGTCAATCGTTGCGGCTTCCTCAAGTTCTTTTGGTATGGTAAGAAAAAACTGCCGCAGCATAAACGTCCCGTAGGTTGTAAATATATGCGGTAATATTAATCCCTGGTACGTATCAATCCAGCCAAGCGTACGCAATAGAATAAATACAGGGATCATTGTCACCTGGCCTGGTATCATCATTGTAGCGAGGTATGCCAGGAACAGCTTATCACGCCCCGGGAATTGTAACCTCGCAAACGCATACGCCGCGAGTGATGCAGTAAACAACTGCCCTGCAGTGACGCTTACCGCAACAATTATGCTGTTAAGATAAAACCTTCCAAACGGCACGGAATTCCAAGCATCAACATAATTCCGGAACACCACAGGATTAGGTATCCATTGCGGCGGGAAAGTAAACACCGCACCGGCATCTTTCAATGAAGTGGAGAACATCCACACAAAAGGTATTACCATAACCACTGCCAGCCCGGACAGTATCGAATAATACAACAATGCAAATACGGTTTGCCTAAAATTTTTTTTGAACCTGATATCCTTAGCGGTCATGGGTTTAGGTTTATTACTCAGCATTTGCATACCCTTTCCCCATACGCCATTGCAACAACGTTGCACCTAACATCAGAACAAACAATATCCACGCTATTGCAGAAGCATAACCCATCTTGAACCACTGGAACGCGTTGTTGTAAATATAATAAACAATCGTGGTGGTAGACCCCGCAGGCCCGCCGCCAGTCATAACGTACTGCACGCCAAACGCCTGGAACCCGCCGATGATTCCCATGATGATAATAAAAAAATTCACAAAACTTAAACTCGGTAAAGTTATATACCAAAACTTAGCGCGTTCATTTGCGCCATCAATTTCCGCAGCCTCGTATAATGCCGCCGGTATACTCTGCAGCGCAGCGAGGTAAAGCAGCATATTATACCCTGCGCTATGCCATACCTGCATAATAATAATCGCAGGTTTTGACCATGTAGTACTTGTTAGCCACGTCGGAGGATTAGAAACCCATGAATTCCATGATGTAATAGCATCATAAATAAACTGCATAACAAAATTATCTGTCCCCATAACAACAACCGGTATCCTTAGTGAACGTATGAACCCGTTGATTAACCCGTAATCCGGGTTATAAATCCACCGCCACACAATCGCTGATGCTATGATGGTACACACCACTGGAAGAAAATATATTGTTCTGAATAAAACAACACCTCTCATCTTCTGATTCAACGCCAGTGCCAGTGCCAGGGATATTGCCATTCCTATCGGAATACTCAGCATAAAATAAAACGTGTTATAAAGATACTCCCAAAACTCACCCCGGGTGAGAATATCCGAAAAATTTTTTAACCCCACAAACTTTGCGGGGGTTAGAATATCCCATTCACAAAAAGCCAGCCCAAACGATATCAGTATCGGAATGAATACAAATACCAAAAATCCCAGTACATTAGGCGCGAGAAACGCCATACCTGTGAGCCACAATCTCAACTTCTTGCGTTTATACACATATTCATGAATAGAAGTGAACACGTTACGGTTACTTTTTTTCATTGTTTATTAAAATAACTTACCTTATCCCGGAGATACCTTTCATCTGGCGGATAAGTTTATCAAACCTCCAGAGGGTAACCCACAACCCTTCCTTTTTGTTGGTAAGAAGCCATAACCTCGCGAACTCCGCGCGGATACGTTTTGTATCACGTATATACGCCTCAACACTTTTCTTCGGAATAACCACTCCGCGGGCTATTTTGTCAATCAACAAATTTTTATTGACACTATTACCACAAAACTCAAGCGCGAATTTTAAGTACTGCAGGTTCACCTTGTTTTTCTTAACCTTTTTTTCAGTAACCGCATACGTTTTTAAACACTTTCCGCAGGCAAACCCCAGCCGTGTGTATTTATCATACATTTTTTTGTCAAGTTCTTTGATCACTATATCATCAAAATATCCCCGCCGTGCGGCAAAGATTTCTTCATCAATCCCCGCAAGGGTATCTATGATCCCGGCTATACCTCCGTCATACCCAAAATACTCTTCCACCCAGCGTACTGAAAACTTTTTGTCGTCCACCTTATACGGATTATTCCATAAACACTCAGAAGAATATGCATAACCATAATAATTATTCTCACGGAAATTATCCGCGCCGTTATCCCCCCAAGAAGATACCATCCCGCCTATAACGCCCTTAACGCCGTATGCTGACTTAAAAACATTCCGCACATTAGCCTTAGCTTTATAATACGCTGGATAAAAACGGAAATAGTTATGCAAACTCGGGCTAACGACAAGCTTATACCCAGCATCGCTAAGTTTCTTTATATCCGGATACTCTTCCTGCGGATTATATTTCCAGTACATCATAATAATATCTTTCCTGAACCGCGGCTTGTGTTTCATATCAAACCCGTGTTGTGCCCAGTGTTTCCGCACAATATCGTCGTACATAATAATTTTTTTGTTATACTTCCCCAGCATCTTAACAGCTTTCTCCATATGCTGGCGGTAAAGGTTCTCCACCCCGATTTTATCCGCAACTTTTTTACTCTTACCTTTCCCAAGGTCATACGGCTCATCACCGCCTATATGCAAATACTGAGAATCAAAATTGCGGATATACTCCGCAGCATAATCCGACAGGAATTTGTAAGTCTCGGGTACTACAGGGGATAGTGTTGTATACTGCCCGATCGGAGTCAGCAACGGACGTGGTTCATCCTTAGGTGGTTCCACTTCAGCGAGTTTACGGTATTTCGGGATACGTATAAGATGCTCAAAATGCCCCAGAGTTTGAAACATAGGAATGAGTTCAACAAACCGTTCTTTCCCGTAGTTCACAAGCCCGCGGATATCGCTAGCGCTCAACGCCCCGCGCCCTTTCCCTACCAACGGATGTTTTTTTAATTTAAACAAATCTTCTATATAAATCATGTATGTATTAAGCTTATACCGCGAAAGTGAGCGTATAATTTTCTTAAAATTTTCTATAGTTGACACCTGCCACCGGCTGATATCATCGGAATATCCGCGCATAATAGTTACCGGCCAATCGCGTATACTGCCCGCGGGAACTGTTTTGTTGCGTATCAACTGCACAAGTGTTTGCCCGGCATAAAACAATCCCGCATCAGTCTTAGCGGTTAATACCACGCAGTTACTATCACAGTACAGCGTATACCCTTCATTATGCACAACCTCTTTTGGAAGTTTAACTACGGTGAAATCAAATTTTGGATTATTAAAAAACACTATCTGCAACCCATTCATAGTTAGCGCGAGACCGGTTTTATTTACCCGCAGGCCGGTTTCTTCTGTTAAGTCTGAAACAACAACTTTCTCAACGTTCAACGCTGCGGGAGAACAACGCATAAATGTCCGCGGTGTGAATACAAACACGCCTTTAGCTGCACAAACTTCCTGCGGTAACGGCACTACGCGGTCAAACACATTGTTTTTCATAAATACTTAATATCCCTTCCTCAAAATAACAACATTTCGGAAAATGCGGCAGTAAATTCCGGATTATTAGCCAGTTCAGTATATGTAACAACTTTTTTTATATCTTCAACTATCAAATATTCAGTTTTTGATACCAATACTCTTCTCGCGCCTTCAATCGCAGCATTACCTACATACTTAACTTTTTCGAGATTAATCCCGGGTATCAACCCCACAATCTGCGCATTACGGTGGTTAATAAAATTCCCAAAACTCCCGGCAAGAAAAATTTCGTCAACATCTTCAATCTTTAATCCTTCACGTTTCAGCAGTGTAACAATCCCTGCGGAGATCGCGCCTTTTGCAAGCTGCAACTGCCGTACATCTTTTTGGGTAAGCGCAACAACATGTTTTTTCCCGCTTGCTAGAAGAAAAGTATTACCTTTCTCTGTTTTAACAATATGCTTCCTAACCTTCTCCCCGAGGGATACAGGTAATTCACTGTTATCCAGTATCCTTCCTGTGGAATCCACAATACCGGTTTT
Coding sequences within it:
- a CDS encoding Gfo/Idh/MocA family oxidoreductase — protein: MGNKVKLGFVGAGGIISHAHMPGAKLIADKIEFVAISDPLVDKAKVLADANGIKNVYADYNDMLKKEKLDAIVIGTPNAFHSDTAIQGLKAGCHVLVEKPMALNAKQAQDMKDAAIENDKFLAVGFNQRFSNEAQLLKRLIIGGELGEIYYAKTGAIRRRGIPGWGGWFTNKKLSGGGPLIDIGVHMLDLTLWLMGYPKPVAVSGSTYTKFGDRKDYVSAGGWKYKGDSKTFTVEDLASAFIKFDNGMTLFLEAAWASNTESEKLYSTLFGTKGGADWRPLKVYKDTHGMLVDMVPVVPAQSVKSHALQMKHFIELISEGKWKDKKTDVQIATADTGLIIMKLIDAIYKSSEEGKEVRIK
- a CDS encoding carbohydrate ABC transporter permease, with product MLSNKPKPMTAKDIRFKKNFRQTVFALLYYSILSGLAVVMVIPFVWMFSTSLKDAGAVFTFPPQWIPNPVVFRNYVDAWNSVPFGRFYLNSIIVAVSVTAGQLFTASLAAYAFARLQFPGRDKLFLAYLATMMIPGQVTMIPVFILLRTLGWIDTYQGLILPHIFTTYGTFMLRQFFLTIPKELEEAATIDGCGPFRIYWQIILPLCKPALATLGTFIFLGSWNDFMWPLIVTNSMEMKTLTVGLASFQGLYNTEWTLLMAASMIVLAPVLIVYIFNQRFFVQGIAMTGLKG
- a CDS encoding Gfo/Idh/MocA family oxidoreductase, with the translated sequence MKKVRVGIVGCGGIANAHVNGYAANSDVELVAFFDTAPANAEKFMQKFGGKVYDSLDNMYSSDTLDAISVCTPPVAHKDTVIAALDKGINVLCEKPLAISVDDSKEMVEKANKTGKFLMTAFAWRFHKEIQRTKQLISEGKIGKVVMVRNSFAGYADMSQKWFSKKEISGGGCFIDAGIHSIDIYRYIFGDIKNVWAKMRTVASSLQVEDIARVMVETPEGIVGSIDISWSTGIGPGVCLEVYGTEGTIEVMWSSMRYRTRTEKEWTVEETKTPEDNPFRLETKHFVDVILGKTQPIVNGIDGMKAMEVTEAVYQSAKTNIWQPVKG
- a CDS encoding sugar ABC transporter permease produces the protein MKKSNRNVFTSIHEYVYKRKKLRLWLTGMAFLAPNVLGFLVFVFIPILISFGLAFCEWDILTPAKFVGLKNFSDILTRGEFWEYLYNTFYFMLSIPIGMAISLALALALNQKMRGVVLFRTIYFLPVVCTIIASAIVWRWIYNPDYGLINGFIRSLRIPVVVMGTDNFVMQFIYDAITSWNSWVSNPPTWLTSTTWSKPAIIIMQVWHSAGYNMLLYLAALQSIPAALYEAAEIDGANERAKFWYITLPSLSFVNFFIIIMGIIGGFQAFGVQYVMTGGGPAGSTTTIVYYIYNNAFQWFKMGYASAIAWILFVLMLGATLLQWRMGKGYANAE
- a CDS encoding sugar phosphate isomerase/epimerase, with the translated sequence MKLGFLTACMGDNGMEDILKFASGAEFNALEVACWPLKTDRDFFGRNIDVVKLDKDGAKKINELFVKYGMTISSLGFYDNNLHPDLKKRADVYNHFVKVVDAAALLGCGMAGTFIGRNPEKTEKENFEEFTKIFTELLKYAGDKGVKVMIENCPMYGWLKEYVPGTISFCPEQWEEMFNLVPAANFGLNYDPSHLYGMGMDYIKPIYKFKDRIFHVHAKDCELLRDNIAVRGYHRKGLYRFRAPGYGEINWEKFMGVLYEIGYDGTVSIEHEDPVFRGSDEKIKKGLILGARKLLPLII
- a CDS encoding beta-N-acetylhexosaminidase: MKNNVFDRVVPLPQEVCAAKGVFVFTPRTFMRCSPAALNVEKVVVSDLTEETGLRVNKTGLALTMNGLQIVFFNNPKFDFTVVKLPKEVVHNEGYTLYCDSNCVVLTAKTDAGLFYAGQTLVQLIRNKTVPAGSIRDWPVTIMRGYSDDISRWQVSTIENFKKIIRSLSRYKLNTYMIYIEDLFKLKKHPLVGKGRGALSASDIRGLVNYGKERFVELIPMFQTLGHFEHLIRIPKYRKLAEVEPPKDEPRPLLTPIGQYTTLSPVVPETYKFLSDYAAEYIRNFDSQYLHIGGDEPYDLGKGKSKKVADKIGVENLYRQHMEKAVKMLGKYNKKIIMYDDIVRKHWAQHGFDMKHKPRFRKDIIMMYWKYNPQEEYPDIKKLSDAGYKLVVSPSLHNYFRFYPAYYKAKANVRNVFKSAYGVKGVIGGMVSSWGDNGADNFRENNYYGYAYSSECLWNNPYKVDDKKFSVRWVEEYFGYDGGIAGIIDTLAGIDEEIFAARRGYFDDIVIKELDKKMYDKYTRLGFACGKCLKTYAVTEKKVKKNKVNLQYLKFALEFCGNSVNKNLLIDKIARGVVIPKKSVEAYIRDTKRIRAEFARLWLLTNKKEGLWVTLWRFDKLIRQMKGISGIR